Proteins encoded by one window of Blautia argi:
- a CDS encoding nitroreductase family protein gives MNTIIESLHNRKSVRAFTEQKISVQDREQILLAATQAPTAGKQQMYTILDITDQNLKNILLYTKMYTKKRTKTS, from the coding sequence ATGAACACCATTATTGAAAGCTTGCATAACCGCAAATCAGTCCGCGCTTTTACTGAACAAAAAATTTCCGTGCAGGACAGGGAACAGATTCTTCTTGCCGCTACCCAGGCTCCTACTGCCGGAAAGCAACAGATGTACACCATTCTGGACATTACAGACCAGAATTTAAAAAACATTCTATTGTACACGAAAATGTATACAAAAAAGCGGACGAAAACATCTTAA